A stretch of DNA from Paenibacillus albus:
AATATTACGGGGCAATGACGCCCGTTAACCAATTAGCAAACGTTAACACCCCGGACTCCCGGACTATTCTCATCCAGCCTTGGGATAAAACATCGCTCTCTGCGATTGAGAAAGCGATCATGAAATCAGACCTTGGCTTGACGCCTTCGAATGATGGATCTACAATTCGCCTTGTTATTCCGATGTTGACTGAAGAGCGCCGTACAGAGCTCGTTAAGTTTACGAAGAAATTCGGTGAAGAAGCGAAGGTAGCAATCCGTAACATTCGCCGCGACGCGAATGATGATATTAAGAAACTGGAGAAAAGCGATATCTCCGAGGATGAGTCGCGCCGCCATCAGGATGACATCCAGAAGACGACAGATAAATTCATCGCTGAGGTTGAGCGCGTTCTATCCGCTAAAGAGAAAGACATTATGGAAGTTTAATGCATTGAAACCGGCCCCTCCGACAGGTGGGGTCTGCCTGCATAAATCGACATTAGTGGCGGGAGGACGAACATGTGTTACAGCGAGTGAAAGCTTTATTCGGCAAGACTTCTGTGCCACAGTCGCAGATCCCTGAGTCGGATAATATCCCGCAGCATATTGCAATCATCATGGACGGTAACGGCCGATGGGCAAAGAGCCGCGGGTTGCCGCGAATGGCCGGTCATCATTCCGGGATGAAGACGGTTAAACGGATAACGATGGCTGCTAATCGGCTTGGCGTTAAATATTTGACGCTCTATGCGTTCTCGACTGAGAACTGGAAGCGGCCGAAAGCAGAAGTAGAGTTCCTGATGAAGCTGCCGCAAGAATTTCTATCCATCGAATTGAAGGACCTCATGGAGAATAACGTGCAGGTGCGGATGATGGGGTACAGAGGCGATTTGCCATCGCATACCTTGCAAGCAGTGGAAGAGGCGATTGAACGTACAGCTGGAAATACCGGGCTTGTATTGAATTTTGCACTTAATTACGGCAGCCGCAAAGAAATGATTGAAGCAGTCCGAAGCATTAGTGAAGCTGTTGCAGAAGGCAAGCTAGATCCAAGCGATATTAATGAATCGCACATGGAAGAGCACTTGCTCACCGCAGGTTTACCGGACCCCGATCTGCTTATTCGTACGAGCGGCGAGCTTCGCCTCAGCAATTTCATGCTATGGCAGTTAGCATATAGCGAGATGTGGTTTACAGATGTCTATTGGCCTGAGTTTACAGAAGCGCATTTTCACGAAGCCGTTCGTGTATATCAGATGCGTGCTCGCCGTTACGGCGGGGTATAACCTACAGGCTTAACTGGAGAGTGTCTTCTAAAGTGAAACAACGGATTATTACAGGCCTAATTGGCGGTGCAGCATTCATCGCGCTTACCATTCTTGGCGGATGGTTCTATTTTGCACTTCTCCTATTGCTTGCAATTATCGGTTTTATGGAATACAGGCGAATGAACGGTGTATCTGCAGTCCATCCGTTATCTCTGATCGGCTTGGCAGGAACGCTAGTGATGTTCATTCCTTGGGATGAATTCGGACTCGATAATCCTGCAGCGATACATATGATTTGGCTATTGTTATTTTTATTGTTAACCGTGACGGTATTGACGAAGAATGTCATTACAATTGACGGCGCTGCTCTGATGCTGCTTGGTGCTATCTACGTCGGGTATGGATTCCATGCAATGTTTGAAGTGCGAAATGCAGACAACCATGGATTGTTTACGACATGTATGGCTTTCGGCGCGATCTGGGCTTCAGATATTGGTGCATATTTTACGGGACGAGCATTCGGCAAACATAAACTGTGGCCGTCGATCAGCCCGAACAAAACGATTGAAGGCTCAATAGGCGGCGTTGTCCTTTCGCTGGCAATCGCGGTCATATTTGCGTTGGCAGATCCAGACATCATTAGTGTGGGACACGCACTGCTAATCGGACTTATTGCCGCAGTTGCAGGTCAACTTGGTGACTTGATTCAATCCGCATACAAAAGAGTACGCGAGATAAAAGATACCGGTGCGATTCTGCCGGGACATGGCGGTGTACTCGATCGTTGTGACAGCTGGCTTGTCGTATTTCCACTGCTTGTCATGACGGGATTGCTGCCACTGTAAGTTGAAAGTTTAACAAGCTGTTTTTGCAAGGTGCAAGAACACCAGGAGGCTTGAAGGTTGAAAAAAATTACAATTCTTGGCTCCACAGGATCAATCGGAACGCAAACTTTAGATATTTTAAGCCGGGAGCCTGACCGTTATCAGGTTGAAGCGATTTCGGCTGGGAGCAACCTCGAGCTTGTAATTGCGCAAGCGAAGCAGTTCAGGCCAAAGACAGTTTGTTTGGCTACAAAGTCACTCGCGGAAGAAGCTAAGCTTCATCTTCCCAAAGGAACGAACGTTCTTTATGGCAATGAAGGGCTGATCGAGACTGCAGCAGCTACGGATGCGGATACGGTCGTTACGGCGATTGTCGGAAGCAGAGGCTTGGAGGCAACGCTTGCAGCTATTGATGCAGGTAAGCATATTGGGCTGGCTAACAAAGAAACCCTTGTGACCGCAGGCCATCTGGTTATGCGTAGAGCCGCTGAGCGAGGCGTATCTGTGCTGCCAATCGACAGTGAGCATTCCGCGATCTTCCAATGCTTGAACGGGGAAAGACGAGCGGATGTGAAGCGCATCACGTTAACCGCTTCGGGAGGTTCCTTCCGTGATCGCACGCGTGAAGAACTGCAAGGAGTTACCGTTGCGGAAGCGCTGAACCATCCGAACTGGTCGATGGGTGCAAAGATTACGATTGACTCTGCTACGATGGTGAACAAAGGACTCGAAGTCATTGAGGCACATTGGTTGTTTGGCTTGTCATACGATCAAATTGACGTCATCATCCATCCAGAGAGCATCATTCACTCCTATGTGGAATTCGTCGATCACAGCATCATCGCACAGCTTGGTTTGCCTGATATGCGTGTGCCGATCCAATATGCGCTGACCTATCCTGAGCGTAGGCCGACTCCGACAGAGTCGCTTAATCTGGCGAAGCTCTCAGCACTGCATTTCCGCGAGATGGATTTCGATCGTTACCCTTGTCTAAGATCCGCTTATGAGAGCGGAAGGGCCGGACAATCAGTGCCGACGGTATTCAATGCGGCGAACGAAACAGCAGTTGCACGCTTCCTCGAAGGCTCGATTACATTCTTAGAGATTGAAGCTGTCATTGCCAAAGTGCTTGATCAGCATCAAGCGACCGACGTTCCGGACGTTCAGTCGATTGCCGCTGTTGATGCGTGGGCACGTACAGTTGCAGCTAACATCTAAGCCTTTGGGGTTCTCTTGAATCGTACGGGAGAATAATGATAATCTAAGTACAGGCCGTTACGAACAGGAGGCTCGAATAACGATGCATATGATACAAGTCGTCTTTTTGACGGTAATGGTCTTCTTCGTCATTGTGACCATTCACGAATGGGGTCACTTTTATTTTGCGAAGCGTGCCGGGATATTGGTTAGAGAGTTTGCAATTGGATTTGGTCCGAAGTTGTTCTCCATCAAACGAGGCGAGACGCGGTACACGCTAAGGCTTGTTCCTGCGGGCGGATTTGTTCGTATGGCAGGGGAAGACCCGGAGCTCGTTGAGGTCCAGCCCGGTCAAACGGTAGCCGTAAGATTGAAGGATGACGTTGTCACACGCATTTACCTTGATCGTCTGGATGATCGCAGTAATGTGGTGCGCGGTGAAGTCGAAAAGATCGATATCGAACGTGCAATGAAGCTCGACCTTTCGGCAGACGGGGTAACGGAATCGTACCGCGTACATCCGCAGGCGCTTCTGATTACGAAAGGGAAAGAGACGCAGGTTGCGCCGCTTGATCGTCAGTTCGGCAGCAAAACAGTCGGGCAACGCGCGCTTGCGATCGTTGCCGGTCCCGTAATGAATTTTATTCTCGCGTTCGTACTGTTCGGCGTCTACTTCCAGATGGCTGGCGTACCAATGGAGAATCCGGATCGGCTGCTCATTGGCGACGTCGTGCAAGGAATGCCTGCCTCCAAGGCGGATATTCAAGTCGGTGACGTGATCGATTCGGTTAACGGTGTCAAAATCGGCGGCGATTCCGCGAAGATGATTGAAATGATCGGCAAGTCAGTCAATGTACCGCTGACGTTCAACGTCATTCGCGACGGCAAGCTGCATTCCATCAAGATTACACCGATGCTTGATAAAGCTTCGGGTGTAGGTAAGCTTGGCATATCGGCTGCCGCACCGTCCCGATCCGTCACATTCACCGAAACCTTCACCTTCGCCGGTAAAGCGATGAAGAATATGACGATTATGATTTTTGACGGCTTCAAGAAGCTTGTGCTCGGTGATTTCAAGATGGAAGATCTCGGCGGTCCGGTCAGAACTGCGCAGGTCACAAGTCAAATAGCTGAACAAGGTTTAACGCAGCTCGTCTCATGGGTAGCTGTACTAAGCTTGTACTTAGGTATATTCAATCTACTGCCGATTCCGGCGCTTGATGGAAGCAGGCTCGTCTTCCTCGGCCTGGAGGCGGTTCGCGGTCGTCCGATTGATCCGAACCGGGAGAGCATGGTGCACTTCATTGGTTTTGCGATGTTGATGCTGCTCATGCTGGCAGTTACTTATAATGATATTTTGCGATTGGTTAGAGGGGAGCACTGAGTCGGTCATGTCGAAAGAAAAGCAATTCGTTTCAGCTGAAATCACGCCGCAGAGCGAGGATTTCTCCCGCTGGTACATTGATGTTATTAAGAAAGCGGAACTGATGGATTATTCCCCAGTGCGCGGCTGTATCGTATTCCGCCCGGAAGGGTTTGAAATTTGGGAGCATATGCGCGATGAGCTGGACCGCAGATTCAAGGAATCCGGCCACCGCAACGCCTACTTCCCAATGTTTATCCCGGAGAGCTTCTTCATGAAAGAGAAAGAGCACGTTGAAGGCTTTAATCCGGAGCTTCCATGGGTAACCGAGGCAGGCGGCGAGAAGCTCGAGGAGCGTCTGGCGATCCGTCCGACATCCGAGACCATTATCGGCCATATGTACTCGAAGTGGATTCAATCGTACCGCGACTTGCCTGTGCTGATTAACCAATGGGCAAATGTAGTGCGTTGGGAGAAACGTACGCTGCCATTCCTCCGTACAACAGAGTTTTTGTGGCAAGAAGGCCACACTGCTCATGAGAACGAGACAGAGGCTCGCGAAGAAACGAATCAGATGCTCGAGACTTACCGTGATTTCTGTGAGAACTACTTGGCGATTCCGGTCATTATGGGGCAAAAGACACCTTCAGAGCGTTTCGCTGGCGCAGTAGATACGTATTCAATTGAAGCAATGATGAAGGATGGCCGTGCGGTTCAAGCCGGTACTTCTCATTACCTCGGTATTAAGTTTGCTGTCGCGTTCGACATCAAGTATTTGGACCGCGAGAATACGCTGCAATATTGCCACACGACTTCGTGGGGAGTATCGACTCGTCTGATGGGTGCAATGATCATGGTTCATGGCGATGATCGTGGACTCGTGTTGCCGCCTAAAGTCGCTCCAACACAAGTTATCATGATCCCTATCGGGCCTCCGAAGACTCGTGAGCAAGTAATTGGTCGGGTGGACGAGCTGTTCGCTGAACTGAAGAAAGCCGGCATTCGCGTCAAAGTGGATGACCGCAGCGATGTCAGCCCAGGCTGGAAGTTCAATGAATATGAAATGCGCGGCGTACCGATTCGCCTTGAGCTTGGACCTCGCGATATGGAGAATGGACAAGTCGTTCTCGTATCCCGGATTACTGGGGAGAAGCGTATCGTGCTTCAAAGCAATTTGAAGGAAGAAATTGATGGTATGCTGACTGAGATTCATAATGATATGCTTGAAAGAGCGAAGCAGTTCCGTGTCGATCATTCGTATTCGGTTGAAACACTTGATGAAATGAAATCGTTGTTCGAAGAGCAGCGCGGCTTTGCGACTGCAGGCTGGTGCGGCTCGGATGCATGTGAGAGCCAGGTGAAGGAAGAGACGGGCGCAACAAGCCGAAACATTCCGTTCGAACCACTAGAACATAAATCGACTTGCTTGGTGTGTGGAGAGAAAGCAGCGCATACCGTTGTATTTGCTCGAGCGTACTAATGATATAGCAGATGAGGCGGCCCTATGGGCCGTTTCTTCTTGACGCAAGTAAACAAGAACGGCAGTTTATAGCACCAAATGATGGCAATAGCCGTTTTAAGCTTGGGGGAGAAATGAATGAACCAAACCGGGGATAAGCGGCAGCGGTTCGAGCTGCTGCTCAAGCAAGCCGAGCTGCCGCAGCAAATGACAGATGAGCATTTTGGCGACGCCTATATAGACAAAGTGATCGTAAGCCGGAGTAACCGGGAGTGGACGTTTTGCATACGCAAAGCGTCTTTGGTTCCTTTACCGGCTTTTACTGTTTTTTGTCGCAGCGTACAAGCGAAGTTCACCCATATCGCTCAAATTTCGTTCCAGTTTCAGTTCGGTGAAGATGTACAGAAGGAAGAAATCGTCGAAGCTTACTGGGCGGCATTCGTGGAGTGGCTGCAGCATAGCAATCCATCGGTAAACGGCTGGATCAGCAAGTCGAAGATGGACGTATCCGGCGATGTCATCACACTGCATTTGATGGATGAAATGGGACTTGAGCTTGCGCGGAAAAAGAAGATCGACGAACTGGCGGTAGATTTTTATCAGCAGCAGTTCTCTGTGACTTGCCGTGTGAAGCTGGTCGTTGCCGAATCGAATCAAGAGGTGTTCGAGGAGTTCAATCAGAAACGGGTCATTGAAGAGCGCGAAGTGCTCGAAGCTATGATGACGGCAAGCGTACCAGAGGAGCCAGAGCTCGATGAAGGCGATGTGCGTCTAGTCGTCGGTTATGACATTCGCGATGCGGCTGTTCCAATCATGAACGTCGTCGAGGAAGAGAAGAAAGTAACCGTTCAAGGTACTGTCTTCGGGTTAGAAGAGAAGGAGCTGCGTAACGGCAGCACGCTGTTTACGTTCAATGTGACTGACTTTACAGATTCAATCGCAATGAAAATGTTCGCTAAGACGAAGGAAGATGTTAAAGTCCTGAAGCAGCTTGCAAACGGCAAGTGGGTCAAAGCACGCGGGCGCGTAGAGTACGACCGATTCATGATGGAGCCTGAGCTTATCATGATGCCTTCCGATTTGCATGAAGTCGTTGCGCCGAAAGAAGCGAAGGATGATGCGGAAGAGAAACGCGTCGAATTCCATTTGCATACCACGATGAGTACGATGGATGCGATAACTTCAGTCGATACGTACATCAAGCAAGCGGCAAAATGGGGCCACAAAGCAATTGCGATTACGGATCACGGCAACGTACAGTGTTATCCGGAAGCAGCGAAAGCGGCGAAAAAGCATGGAATCAAAGTGTTGTTCGGACTCGAAGCGAACGTCGTCAACGATGCCATTCCAATGGTGATGAATCCTCGTGAAGAGTTGATGCATACGGCCGAATATGTTGTTTTCGACGTGGAGACCACCGGTCTATCTGTTGTAAATAACAAAATTATCGAGCTTGCCGGCGTGAAGATGCACGAAGGCAAAGAAATCGGACGATTCTCGACTTTCATTAATCCTCATGAAGACATTCCATACAATATTCAGCAGCTCACGAACATTACGA
This window harbors:
- the frr gene encoding ribosome recycling factor, which codes for MPQSIKKSAEERMDKAISALKRDLSTLRAGRATPALLDRVQVEYYGAMTPVNQLANVNTPDSRTILIQPWDKTSLSAIEKAIMKSDLGLTPSNDGSTIRLVIPMLTEERRTELVKFTKKFGEEAKVAIRNIRRDANDDIKKLEKSDISEDESRRHQDDIQKTTDKFIAEVERVLSAKEKDIMEV
- a CDS encoding isoprenyl transferase, which translates into the protein MLQRVKALFGKTSVPQSQIPESDNIPQHIAIIMDGNGRWAKSRGLPRMAGHHSGMKTVKRITMAANRLGVKYLTLYAFSTENWKRPKAEVEFLMKLPQEFLSIELKDLMENNVQVRMMGYRGDLPSHTLQAVEEAIERTAGNTGLVLNFALNYGSRKEMIEAVRSISEAVAEGKLDPSDINESHMEEHLLTAGLPDPDLLIRTSGELRLSNFMLWQLAYSEMWFTDVYWPEFTEAHFHEAVRVYQMRARRYGGV
- a CDS encoding phosphatidate cytidylyltransferase, whose translation is MKQRIITGLIGGAAFIALTILGGWFYFALLLLLAIIGFMEYRRMNGVSAVHPLSLIGLAGTLVMFIPWDEFGLDNPAAIHMIWLLLFLLLTVTVLTKNVITIDGAALMLLGAIYVGYGFHAMFEVRNADNHGLFTTCMAFGAIWASDIGAYFTGRAFGKHKLWPSISPNKTIEGSIGGVVLSLAIAVIFALADPDIISVGHALLIGLIAAVAGQLGDLIQSAYKRVREIKDTGAILPGHGGVLDRCDSWLVVFPLLVMTGLLPL
- a CDS encoding 1-deoxy-D-xylulose-5-phosphate reductoisomerase — encoded protein: MKKITILGSTGSIGTQTLDILSREPDRYQVEAISAGSNLELVIAQAKQFRPKTVCLATKSLAEEAKLHLPKGTNVLYGNEGLIETAAATDADTVVTAIVGSRGLEATLAAIDAGKHIGLANKETLVTAGHLVMRRAAERGVSVLPIDSEHSAIFQCLNGERRADVKRITLTASGGSFRDRTREELQGVTVAEALNHPNWSMGAKITIDSATMVNKGLEVIEAHWLFGLSYDQIDVIIHPESIIHSYVEFVDHSIIAQLGLPDMRVPIQYALTYPERRPTPTESLNLAKLSALHFREMDFDRYPCLRSAYESGRAGQSVPTVFNAANETAVARFLEGSITFLEIEAVIAKVLDQHQATDVPDVQSIAAVDAWARTVAANI
- the rseP gene encoding RIP metalloprotease RseP — protein: MHMIQVVFLTVMVFFVIVTIHEWGHFYFAKRAGILVREFAIGFGPKLFSIKRGETRYTLRLVPAGGFVRMAGEDPELVEVQPGQTVAVRLKDDVVTRIYLDRLDDRSNVVRGEVEKIDIERAMKLDLSADGVTESYRVHPQALLITKGKETQVAPLDRQFGSKTVGQRALAIVAGPVMNFILAFVLFGVYFQMAGVPMENPDRLLIGDVVQGMPASKADIQVGDVIDSVNGVKIGGDSAKMIEMIGKSVNVPLTFNVIRDGKLHSIKITPMLDKASGVGKLGISAAAPSRSVTFTETFTFAGKAMKNMTIMIFDGFKKLVLGDFKMEDLGGPVRTAQVTSQIAEQGLTQLVSWVAVLSLYLGIFNLLPIPALDGSRLVFLGLEAVRGRPIDPNRESMVHFIGFAMLMLLMLAVTYNDILRLVRGEH
- the proS gene encoding proline--tRNA ligase codes for the protein MSKEKQFVSAEITPQSEDFSRWYIDVIKKAELMDYSPVRGCIVFRPEGFEIWEHMRDELDRRFKESGHRNAYFPMFIPESFFMKEKEHVEGFNPELPWVTEAGGEKLEERLAIRPTSETIIGHMYSKWIQSYRDLPVLINQWANVVRWEKRTLPFLRTTEFLWQEGHTAHENETEAREETNQMLETYRDFCENYLAIPVIMGQKTPSERFAGAVDTYSIEAMMKDGRAVQAGTSHYLGIKFAVAFDIKYLDRENTLQYCHTTSWGVSTRLMGAMIMVHGDDRGLVLPPKVAPTQVIMIPIGPPKTREQVIGRVDELFAELKKAGIRVKVDDRSDVSPGWKFNEYEMRGVPIRLELGPRDMENGQVVLVSRITGEKRIVLQSNLKEEIDGMLTEIHNDMLERAKQFRVDHSYSVETLDEMKSLFEEQRGFATAGWCGSDACESQVKEETGATSRNIPFEPLEHKSTCLVCGEKAAHTVVFARAY